TCGCGCCAACCGCCGCATGCTCGCGCGAAAGCTGCGGTCCCGGCACAGCTCGGCCAGCTCCAGCCACGCCTCGACCTGCTCGATGGCGGGATCGTCGGGCAGGTCGGGCGTCATCGAGACGATCACACCCGGGTACGTGGGCTGGTCGCCAAGGCCGGCGAAGACGGCGTCCAGAAAGTCGCCCATCAGGTGCTCGCGCTCACGCGCGGTGAGCTGGGCCAACCGGTGCAGGTCGTCCACCTCGGTCGGGCCCGCCTCGCGCCTCGCCGCGACGGTGAGCACCGCCTGGCGCAGCCGCAGCACCCGGATCTGCACCGCCAACGCCTCGGCGTGCGCGGCGGCCACCTCGTGCAGGGGCACCTCGCAATCCACCACCCGCCGAATGGTGGCCAGGTCCACGCCCAGGTCACGCAGTGTGCGAACCAGCTCCAAGCGGGCGACGGCGTCCGGGCCGTACTGCCGGTAGCCGGCCGGGCTCCGGTCGGTCGCTGGCACGATCCCGCTGTCGGCGTAGTACCGGATGGTCTTGACGCTCAGGCCGGTCCGCCGGGCCAGGTGGCCGATCGTGTAACGCGTCTCCTCGCTCATGCCCCCACCCTGCTGTCTCCCCCCGATGGAGACTCAAGTCCCGGTCGGGTCGGCGAGGAACGCCACGACCGTCGCGGTGAACGCATCGGCGTCGTCGAGCCACGGGAAGTGTCCTGCTCCCGGCTGGACGACCAGTTCGGCGTGCGGAATCAGCTCGTCGAGCTGGGCCACCAGGCCCGGCGGTGCGCCGAAGTCGACCGCACCGGCGAGCAGCAGCACAGCGCCCCGGTGTGCGGTGAGCGCGGTGCGGGTGGCCGGCGGATCGAAGGCACCCTCGTCGCCGAAGATCCGCGCCGCCTCTTCGTTGCGCTGGTCGGCCTCGGCCGCCTGGTGCGCCTGGGCCGCAGCGTTCCAGCGGCCGTAGAAGAGCGGCGCGATCGCCTCCCACGCTTC
The nucleotide sequence above comes from Micromonospora luteifusca. Encoded proteins:
- a CDS encoding MerR family transcriptional regulator encodes the protein MSEETRYTIGHLARRTGLSVKTIRYYADSGIVPATDRSPAGYRQYGPDAVARLELVRTLRDLGVDLATIRRVVDCEVPLHEVAAAHAEALAVQIRVLRLRQAVLTVAARREAGPTEVDDLHRLAQLTAREREHLMGDFLDAVFAGLGDQPTYPGVIVSMTPDLPDDPAIEQVEAWLELAELCRDRSFRASMRRLARQHAADHDVPGLPRPDAVAVVRDAVAPALAAGLDPTGPEADAVVTAVTSRYARLHGHPDDADLRQRLLDRLTMANDPRRDRYLDLLSVLNGWSTGEAIAPAADWFIRALCARMPARAR